The region GTGATGGGTTCGGATGACGGCCTGCCACCGGTCGATTAGCGCGCCCGCATGTCCGCGCCAGCGGCGCGAGCCGGGTCGCCACTCATGCACCTGTCCGCTGGCTTGCCTTGGCTGTTGCAGTCATGCAGTTGGACATCTTGATCGAGATCATGCCAGGTACGGCTAGTGGGTGAGGCGGCATCACCGGGCGCAGCTGGAAGGTGACTTGTCCGGCAGTTTTTGAGCGTCGCAGGGCAGCCAATTTGATGTGCGTCAGATGTCGTTGGGCGGCGCCTTATAAGCTGGATGGGCTGTCTGTTGGAGATGGTCCTGATCTGGCAAGCTTATCGAGGGCATCCGGCAGGCGCGTTCCACTCAAGGAGAATTGCCATGGTCAACAGTTTGATGCCTTTTAGTTCGTTGCGTGATATTGCGCGTTTTGATCCATTCCGGGAAATGGATGATTTTTTTCAAGATTATGCGGCATTCCCGCGTTTGCGCATGGGTGACGCCGCGCAACGCATCCGCGTGGACATGTCGGAAAACGAGCAGGCGTATATGCTCCGGGCCGAGCTGCCCGGAGTCCAGAAGGAGGATATCAAGGTCGCGATCGACGGTAATCAGGTATCCATCACCGCCGAGGTGAAGAAGGAAGAGCAGCACGAGAACGGCAATATGGTCCGCAGTGAACGCTATTATGGTCAGCAGTATCGCAGCTTCAGCCTGCCGCAAGAGGTGGACGAGAGCAAGGCCGAGGCCAAATGCCATGACGGCATCCTGGAATTGACGTTACCAAAAAAACCTGGCGGCGGTGGC is a window of Janthinobacterium sp. J1-1 DNA encoding:
- a CDS encoding Hsp20/alpha crystallin family protein, with the translated sequence MVNSLMPFSSLRDIARFDPFREMDDFFQDYAAFPRLRMGDAAQRIRVDMSENEQAYMLRAELPGVQKEDIKVAIDGNQVSITAEVKKEEQHENGNMVRSERYYGQQYRSFSLPQEVDESKAEAKCHDGILELTLPKKPGGGGRTLQIQ